Proteins from a genomic interval of Desulfofustis limnaeus:
- a CDS encoding RNA-binding S4 domain-containing protein, which produces MVLETSPPCHVVAVAHYPIRLSQFLKLADIVADGAAAKELIRQQRVSVNSAVELRRGRQLQKNDRVIVDGTWYTCG; this is translated from the coding sequence ATGGTGCTCGAAACCTCTCCTCCTTGCCATGTAGTCGCTGTAGCGCATTACCCGATCCGGCTTAGCCAATTTTTAAAACTCGCTGATATCGTGGCGGATGGAGCAGCCGCAAAGGAACTGATCCGTCAACAACGGGTTTCGGTCAACTCCGCCGTCGAGCTCCGTCGTGGGCGGCAGCTGCAGAAAAATGACCGGGTGATAGTGGATGGCACCTGGTATACGTGCGGATAG
- a CDS encoding replication-associated recombination protein A: MADSSPLFAKVPLAERMRPRTLDEFFGQEHLLGPGKVLQRLIGAGSIPSLILWGPPGSGKTTLAKIIARTVGGHFVYFSAVLSGVKEIRAIVGEAEARLQSESIKTILFVDEIHRFNKSQQDAFLPHVENGLLTLIGATTENPSFQVIAPLLSRCRVLVLESLTHADLEKIFSRALHDEEHGLGRYRLEIGAAAMELLTACANGDARRGLTILEVAAAIVVQKGGSADAPLCLAPEDIAEAAQQKTLRYDKDGEEHYNLISALHKSLRDSDPDGAIYWFYRMVEAGEDPLYISRRLVRFASEDVGLADPHGLVQANASRFAYQALGSPEGVLALAQTVVYLATAPKSNSVYKAANEVKAVIAKTGTLPVPMHLRNAPTSLMKNLGYGKGYQYAHEHEYGLIDQHHLPPELSDAQFYQPTNRGYEAMVRDRLEKWRAILKARKK, translated from the coding sequence ATGGCAGATTCATCCCCCCTTTTTGCAAAGGTTCCGCTGGCCGAACGCATGCGGCCAAGGACTCTCGATGAATTCTTCGGGCAAGAGCACCTTCTCGGCCCGGGAAAAGTCCTCCAGCGACTCATCGGCGCCGGGTCGATACCATCACTGATCCTCTGGGGCCCGCCCGGCTCGGGCAAGACCACCCTGGCCAAAATAATCGCCCGCACCGTCGGTGGCCATTTCGTTTATTTTTCTGCCGTATTGTCAGGTGTCAAAGAGATCCGCGCCATTGTCGGCGAAGCCGAAGCACGACTGCAATCCGAATCGATAAAAACGATCCTGTTCGTCGACGAGATCCATCGATTCAATAAATCGCAGCAGGACGCCTTCCTGCCGCATGTGGAAAACGGATTGCTGACGCTCATTGGTGCCACCACCGAAAACCCCTCCTTCCAGGTGATCGCCCCTCTTCTCTCCCGTTGTCGGGTTCTGGTTCTCGAGTCTCTCACCCATGCAGATCTGGAGAAGATTTTCAGTCGTGCCCTGCACGATGAGGAACACGGCCTCGGCCGATATCGTCTGGAGATCGGTGCTGCGGCGATGGAGCTGCTGACGGCCTGTGCCAACGGTGATGCCCGTCGCGGCCTGACGATCCTCGAGGTGGCGGCCGCCATTGTCGTTCAGAAAGGGGGATCGGCTGATGCACCGCTTTGCCTCGCCCCTGAAGACATTGCTGAAGCTGCCCAGCAGAAGACCCTGCGCTATGACAAAGACGGGGAAGAGCATTACAACCTCATTTCCGCCCTGCACAAGAGTCTGCGCGACTCTGATCCGGATGGCGCCATCTATTGGTTCTACCGGATGGTGGAAGCGGGAGAAGACCCCCTCTATATCTCTCGGCGATTGGTTCGCTTCGCCTCCGAGGATGTCGGTCTCGCCGATCCACACGGACTGGTGCAGGCCAATGCCAGCCGTTTTGCCTATCAAGCCCTCGGTTCTCCGGAGGGGGTGCTGGCATTGGCCCAAACGGTTGTCTATCTGGCCACCGCGCCAAAGAGCAACAGCGTCTACAAAGCTGCCAACGAGGTGAAGGCGGTGATAGCCAAGACCGGAACCCTGCCGGTGCCCATGCATTTGCGCAATGCCCCGACCTCGCTGATGAAGAATCTCGGATACGGGAAAGGGTATCAGTATGCGCATGAGCACGAATATGGACTCATCGATCAACATCACTTGCCCCCCGAACTCAGCGACGCCCAGTTTTATCAACCGACCAATCGCGGGTATGAAGCAATGGTCAGGGATCGTCTGGAAAAATGGCGGGCCATCCTCAAGGCGAGAAAAAAATGA
- a CDS encoding manganese-dependent inorganic pyrophosphatase: MTICVVGHSSPDTDSVTSAIAYAALLKAQGKDAKACMQCSPDGLNPESKLVVERFGLSMPEQISDAAGKQLALVDFSDLAQGPANLAQAEVVAIVDHHKIGDVTTNNPILFRAEPVGCTGTVLNKMFKDAGVAIPKNVAGGMLAAILSDTVNFKSPTCTADDKAAVAELKGVAGVSDTDALFMDMLKAKSAVAGVPPRDLLFRDFKDFDMKGSKVGVGQLELATIDQVADVRADLLKAMQAVKEEGRHSVLLMLTDVVKEGTDLVVLSDDPALIEKAFGGTLQNNSMWIDGMMSRKKQTIPNLQKAFGC; the protein is encoded by the coding sequence ATGACCATTTGTGTAGTAGGCCATTCCAGTCCCGACACCGACTCCGTTACTTCAGCCATCGCCTATGCCGCTCTGCTGAAGGCCCAGGGAAAAGACGCCAAGGCGTGCATGCAGTGCAGCCCGGACGGCCTGAACCCGGAGTCGAAACTGGTTGTTGAACGCTTCGGTCTGTCCATGCCGGAACAGATCTCCGATGCAGCCGGAAAGCAGCTTGCCTTGGTCGATTTCAGTGATCTCGCGCAGGGCCCCGCCAATCTCGCTCAGGCGGAAGTTGTTGCCATCGTTGATCACCACAAAATCGGTGACGTCACTACCAACAACCCGATCCTGTTCCGGGCCGAGCCGGTTGGTTGTACCGGCACCGTGCTGAACAAGATGTTCAAGGATGCCGGTGTCGCCATTCCCAAAAATGTCGCCGGTGGTATGCTGGCAGCCATCCTCAGCGATACGGTCAACTTCAAATCCCCCACCTGTACCGCCGACGATAAAGCAGCGGTAGCAGAGTTGAAGGGCGTAGCCGGGGTCAGCGATACCGACGCACTGTTCATGGATATGCTGAAAGCAAAATCGGCCGTTGCCGGTGTTCCTCCCAGAGATCTGTTGTTCCGTGATTTCAAAGACTTCGACATGAAAGGAAGCAAAGTCGGCGTCGGTCAGCTCGAACTTGCCACCATTGACCAGGTTGCCGATGTCCGTGCCGATCTCCTCAAGGCCATGCAGGCCGTGAAAGAAGAGGGGCGTCACAGCGTTCTGTTGATGCTCACCGACGTGGTCAAGGAAGGAACTGACCTGGTTGTCCTGTCCGATGACCCGGCCCTGATCGAGAAGGCCTTCGGCGGCACGCTGCAGAACAACTCCATGTGGATCGACGGCATGATGAGCCGGAAAAAGCAGACTATCCCGAATCTGCAGAAGGCTTTCGGCTGCTAA
- a CDS encoding putative metalloprotease CJM1_0395 family protein, whose protein sequence is MTRISPAPTISPPDRSGRQLPQPTVDPAGIRLNKTGAASPYPDRVSLSRSKPEAGTAAGASDSTSHPAGRPTTDVETLSQYQQLLQLQSRDQEVRAHEQAHLAVAGPYARGAAAYVYQRGSDGRLYAVGGEVAIDVGKERTPEATIRKMQTVRRAALAPLNPSAADRQIAARASLLLAQAQQELQMAGYREQQGEKQDEATGSEAAPDDSAAAAIERNRGLRSIKAYQQTSALSDR, encoded by the coding sequence ATGACGAGGATTTCCCCTGCCCCGACCATCTCCCCGCCGGACCGGAGTGGCCGCCAACTCCCCCAGCCGACCGTCGACCCGGCCGGGATCCGCCTGAATAAGACAGGTGCCGCTTCTCCGTATCCGGATCGCGTTTCCCTGTCTCGATCAAAACCGGAGGCAGGTACTGCTGCCGGGGCCAGCGACTCAACGTCGCATCCTGCGGGCCGACCAACCACCGACGTTGAGACCCTGAGCCAGTATCAACAACTCTTGCAGCTACAAAGCAGAGATCAGGAAGTCCGGGCCCACGAGCAGGCCCACCTGGCAGTCGCCGGTCCCTATGCCCGTGGCGCCGCCGCCTATGTCTATCAGCGCGGGTCCGATGGGAGGCTCTATGCGGTCGGTGGCGAGGTGGCCATCGACGTCGGCAAGGAACGAACGCCCGAGGCAACAATACGGAAAATGCAAACGGTTCGCCGGGCCGCACTTGCCCCGCTCAACCCTTCTGCGGCAGACCGGCAGATTGCCGCCCGAGCCTCACTGCTGCTGGCCCAGGCGCAGCAAGAACTGCAGATGGCAGGATACCGGGAACAACAAGGGGAAAAACAAGATGAGGCAACCGGATCCGAGGCAGCGCCCGATGACTCCGCCGCTGCCGCCATCGAGCGTAATCGAGGCCTGCGCTCCATTAAAGCCTACCAGCAGACCTCTGCCCTCTCTGATCGTTAG
- a CDS encoding M18 family aminopeptidase, whose protein sequence is MGSGDNLISSLFSFLSESPTAYHAAASIRRRLLAAGFIEVAEDAPNRAFQTARWFVVRNGAVAAFARGEAGPSNQGLRIVGAHTDSPSLKIKPNLRQDRPPYLVAGVEAYGGALFRSWFDRELSVAGRVCCRTENGDIDHLLVDFEVPLVFIPSLAIHLDRKVNEGQPINVQTDLNPIIGMNLDTDASDLTALLQRHLEKQYPTHKAGRVLSFELFCYDPSRPRLTGLDQCFITGPRLDNLLSCHVAVEALCTSRGTANCLLLCLNHEEIGSLSSSGAAGSFATQVLARLLPDREERAACLYKSFLLSLDNSHATHPNYRDKSDEAHPVLLNHGPVIKINAAQRYSTTAGSAALFKIIADEVGVHPQEFVMRSDMACGTTIGPMASAALGVEAVDVGVPTWGMHAIREMTGSTDPELLLRVVTHFCNRSTLPKNRHHW, encoded by the coding sequence ATGGGAAGTGGTGACAACCTGATTTCATCCCTATTCTCATTTCTGTCGGAAAGTCCGACCGCCTATCATGCGGCAGCCTCGATCCGCCGGAGGCTTCTGGCGGCAGGTTTCATCGAGGTGGCGGAAGATGCTCCGAACCGGGCTTTCCAGACGGCACGTTGGTTTGTCGTGAGAAACGGCGCGGTTGCCGCTTTTGCCCGCGGCGAAGCGGGGCCAAGCAACCAAGGCCTGCGCATTGTCGGTGCCCATACCGACAGTCCTTCTTTGAAGATTAAACCGAACCTGAGACAAGATCGCCCACCGTATCTGGTGGCCGGGGTCGAAGCGTACGGCGGCGCCCTGTTTCGCTCCTGGTTCGATCGGGAGCTGTCTGTCGCCGGGCGGGTTTGCTGCCGAACCGAGAACGGAGATATCGATCACCTGCTGGTGGATTTTGAGGTCCCGCTCGTCTTCATCCCGAGCCTGGCGATTCATCTGGATCGGAAGGTCAACGAAGGGCAACCGATCAACGTGCAGACGGACCTCAACCCGATCATCGGGATGAACCTCGATACGGATGCTTCGGACCTAACCGCCCTGCTCCAGCGACATCTGGAAAAACAATACCCGACACACAAAGCAGGCCGAGTCCTCTCCTTCGAGCTCTTCTGCTACGACCCGAGCAGACCGCGTCTGACTGGCCTTGACCAGTGCTTCATCACCGGACCGCGTCTCGACAACCTGCTCAGTTGCCATGTGGCCGTTGAGGCGCTCTGCACCAGCCGAGGGACCGCCAACTGCCTGCTCTTATGTTTGAACCATGAAGAAATCGGTTCACTGAGCAGCAGCGGAGCGGCCGGGTCGTTCGCTACCCAGGTGCTTGCGCGCCTGCTTCCTGACAGAGAAGAACGGGCGGCGTGCCTGTATAAATCCTTTCTGCTCTCTTTAGATAATAGTCACGCCACTCACCCCAACTATCGCGACAAGTCAGACGAGGCTCACCCGGTGCTGCTCAACCATGGCCCGGTGATAAAAATTAACGCCGCTCAGCGCTACAGCACCACTGCCGGCTCTGCCGCGCTGTTCAAGATCATCGCCGATGAAGTGGGCGTGCACCCGCAGGAATTTGTCATGCGCAGCGATATGGCCTGTGGTACCACCATAGGTCCCATGGCCTCGGCCGCCCTCGGCGTTGAAGCGGTCGATGTGGGTGTTCCCACCTGGGGAATGCATGCCATTCGAGAAATGACCGGTTCGACGGACCCGGAGCTTCTGTTGCGGGTGGTCACGCATTTCTGCAATCGCTCCACCCTGCCGAAAAACCGCCACCACTGGTAG
- the extKL gene encoding multiheme c-type cytochrome (seleno)protein ExtKL, protein MKRTFIVGLACFAITALAAWGAYAAGGPKPEPLPKAKTIQELAERYDSSRCMDCHEDIHEEWSNSLHARSILGTPRTAPTIITAIENGLKIFPYSGVTKDEDITVEHLMMCAKCHLPQLDEATDDVAREIVATIRGWQQAYKDQNYDKVDELQESLESLNIGCAVCHNKLAFIHKWSDGYAQPDTIYGAQEGDHEDETYSQMAEAPALGESIFCGQCHGLGPNFEMDHPSQCATLYGSYLYSYVAHGGSESCQECHMEKSGLGHDMQAYRSEEMIDMALDVSVEGRSLFWRKNRDEGVVPIGVINVEIYNKAGHVIPDGUPTPNRLVLDVTAKTTDDKVVYNSQKIYMPFPGRLGQGKEMGRGPYEKSGLLRETSIPPMSRKHETFEITYPFQDVDKDGKSTRELLKDELTVTVTVWYLPFGEFDGNEVAFFEEEKNLDLKTEWVWR, encoded by the coding sequence ATGAAGAGAACGTTCATTGTGGGGCTGGCCTGTTTTGCGATCACCGCTCTGGCGGCCTGGGGGGCATATGCCGCCGGTGGTCCAAAACCTGAGCCATTGCCGAAAGCCAAAACCATTCAAGAACTGGCTGAGCGATACGATTCCAGCCGGTGCATGGATTGTCATGAGGACATTCATGAGGAGTGGTCCAATTCGTTGCATGCCCGTTCGATCCTCGGTACCCCCCGCACCGCGCCGACGATTATCACGGCAATCGAAAACGGTTTGAAGATCTTCCCCTACTCAGGGGTAACCAAGGACGAGGATATCACCGTTGAGCACCTGATGATGTGTGCCAAGTGTCATCTGCCGCAGTTGGACGAGGCGACCGACGATGTGGCCCGGGAAATCGTCGCCACCATACGCGGTTGGCAACAAGCCTATAAAGATCAGAATTACGACAAGGTAGATGAACTGCAGGAAAGCCTGGAGAGCCTCAACATCGGCTGTGCGGTGTGCCACAACAAACTTGCCTTCATTCATAAATGGTCGGATGGCTATGCCCAACCTGACACCATTTACGGTGCCCAGGAAGGAGACCACGAAGACGAGACCTATAGCCAGATGGCAGAAGCGCCGGCACTCGGCGAATCCATTTTCTGCGGGCAATGCCACGGCCTCGGCCCGAATTTCGAGATGGACCACCCGTCGCAATGCGCCACGCTTTATGGCAGCTACCTCTACTCCTATGTGGCACACGGCGGCAGCGAATCCTGCCAGGAATGTCACATGGAGAAATCCGGTCTCGGCCACGATATGCAGGCCTATCGCAGCGAGGAAATGATTGACATGGCCCTGGACGTCTCCGTGGAAGGACGCTCGCTGTTCTGGCGAAAGAACCGGGACGAAGGAGTCGTGCCGATCGGTGTCATCAACGTGGAAATCTATAACAAGGCGGGACATGTCATCCCCGACGGCTGACCGACTCCGAACCGGCTGGTCCTGGATGTGACCGCAAAAACCACTGATGATAAAGTCGTTTACAACAGTCAAAAAATTTACATGCCGTTCCCCGGCAGATTGGGTCAAGGCAAAGAAATGGGACGTGGTCCCTACGAGAAGAGCGGCCTGTTGCGAGAAACGAGTATTCCGCCGATGAGCCGCAAACATGAGACCTTTGAAATCACCTACCCCTTCCAAGACGTCGACAAGGACGGGAAGTCCACACGGGAACTGCTGAAGGACGAATTGACCGTCACGGTGACCGTCTGGTACCTGCCCTTCGGCGAATTTGACGGGAACGAAGTGGCCTTCTTCGAAGAAGAGAAGAATCTCGATCTGAAAACCGAATGGGTCTGGAGATAG
- a CDS encoding rhodanese-like domain-containing protein, which produces MKMNWLQKLAPLAVLTLVLVLNGCAKDTAGVAEKAQPTVKAETQAATTVYTGSIVGMSNKAQTVSIEVGKGADAQTHMLKFDDQTTGIEHAKSGEAAIITWEQRGDDKFALDIKPKLAKLPEGITEIKADELYQLISENKPLTLVDARPETRYNQAHLPGAINIPVPMLKEKKATVLPVDKNELLVFYCGGYT; this is translated from the coding sequence ATGAAAATGAACTGGTTACAAAAACTCGCTCCGCTGGCGGTTTTGACGCTGGTGTTGGTGCTCAACGGTTGTGCTAAGGACACAGCGGGAGTTGCAGAGAAAGCACAACCGACAGTTAAAGCCGAGACTCAGGCAGCGACTACGGTCTATACCGGTTCCATTGTCGGTATGTCCAACAAGGCGCAGACTGTCTCCATTGAGGTGGGCAAAGGCGCTGATGCGCAGACCCATATGCTCAAGTTCGACGACCAGACCACCGGAATCGAACATGCCAAGTCCGGAGAAGCCGCCATCATCACCTGGGAGCAGCGCGGTGATGACAAATTCGCCCTCGACATAAAACCGAAACTGGCCAAGCTCCCGGAAGGCATCACCGAGATCAAGGCCGACGAGTTGTACCAGCTGATCAGCGAGAACAAGCCGCTGACTTTGGTCGATGCCCGCCCCGAGACCCGGTACAACCAGGCCCATTTGCCCGGGGCCATCAACATCCCGGTACCGATGTTGAAAGAAAAGAAGGCAACAGTCCTGCCTGTTGACAAGAATGAACTGCTCGTCTTCTACTGCGGCGGCTACACCTGA
- a CDS encoding rhodanese-like domain-containing protein: protein MTTENASLAKELGYTNIRGFLGGEPAWLEAGHPVYASYDFVEKGNIVLIDLRGGGKPVQGRISRAIPLTLEELENRINDIPRNAPVVLYSDNEDETIEAFEELRWQGFKNVSLVKGNYQGWVAAGRPTVDGPIFSTEIKWVRQLGKGEVSVAEFRKATLGQLPDTFVIDARTDEEIAQLGIFANTVNIPLDEIPKRMNEIPKDKRIFIHCSTGARADLAYRELVKHGYDVKFLLLDISDPECDCPIIRP from the coding sequence ATGACCACCGAAAACGCCAGTTTGGCGAAAGAACTTGGTTATACGAACATCCGTGGTTTCCTTGGTGGTGAACCGGCGTGGCTTGAGGCTGGGCATCCGGTGTATGCATCCTACGACTTTGTCGAAAAGGGCAATATCGTCCTTATCGATCTGCGCGGCGGCGGCAAACCGGTTCAGGGCAGAATCTCGCGAGCCATTCCGCTCACCCTAGAGGAGTTGGAAAACCGGATCAACGATATCCCGCGCAACGCTCCGGTCGTCCTCTACAGCGACAACGAGGATGAGACCATAGAGGCCTTCGAAGAGCTTCGCTGGCAAGGCTTTAAAAACGTCTCGCTGGTAAAGGGGAATTATCAGGGGTGGGTCGCGGCCGGCCGGCCGACCGTCGATGGACCGATCTTCTCCACCGAGATCAAATGGGTACGGCAGCTTGGTAAAGGCGAGGTCTCCGTTGCCGAATTCCGGAAGGCAACCCTTGGTCAACTGCCCGACACCTTCGTCATTGACGCCCGTACCGATGAGGAGATCGCTCAACTCGGCATCTTCGCCAATACCGTCAATATCCCTCTGGACGAGATCCCCAAACGCATGAACGAGATCCCCAAAGATAAGCGGATCTTTATTCATTGCTCCACGGGCGCCCGGGCCGACCTTGCCTATCGTGAGCTGGTGAAGCATGGCTACGACGTCAAGTTCCTGCTGTTGGACATCTCCGATCCCGAATGTGATTGTCCGATCATCAGACCGTAA
- the ettA gene encoding energy-dependent translational throttle protein EttA — MSNEEQKVIYSMIKVSKFYDNKPVLKDISLSYFYGAKIGVLGLNGSGKSTLLRILAGRDSEFNGRTVLSPGYTIDYLEQEPLLDTAKTVREIVEEGVQETVDLLNQFNAINERFAEPMSDEEMQNLIEEQAAVQDKLDAASAWDLDSRLEMAMDALRCPPADTPCDILSGGEKRRVALCRILLRKPDILLLDEPTNHLDAESVAWLERHLQDYPGTVIAVTHDRYFLDNVAGWILELDRGVGIPWKGNYSSWLEQKEKRLALEEKHESERRKTLQRELEWIRMSPKGRRSKSKARINSYEELLASGSSDQVRDLELYIPPGPRLGKVVIETDGVRKSYGDRILIDNMSFKLPAGGIVGVIGPNGAGKTTLFRMIVGQEQPDGGTITKGETVKLSYVDQSRDALNPEHTIWQAISEGQDTIWLGTKEVNSRAYVARFNFSGADQQKKVGLLSGGQRNRVHLARMLKEGGNVLLLDEPTNDLDVNTLRALEEALEHFAGCAVVISHDRWFLDRIATHILAFEGNSEVVWFEGNYSDYEKDRKRRLGAEADQPHRIKYRHLTR; from the coding sequence ATGAGTAACGAAGAACAAAAAGTCATCTACTCGATGATCAAGGTTAGTAAATTTTACGACAACAAACCGGTACTCAAGGACATCTCCTTGTCCTACTTCTACGGCGCCAAGATCGGGGTGCTCGGCCTCAACGGTTCCGGTAAAAGCACCCTGCTGCGTATCCTCGCCGGACGCGACAGCGAATTCAACGGCCGAACCGTCCTCTCCCCCGGATACACCATCGATTATCTGGAGCAGGAGCCACTGCTGGATACCGCAAAAACGGTCAGAGAGATCGTCGAGGAGGGCGTCCAGGAAACGGTGGATCTGCTCAATCAGTTCAACGCCATCAATGAGCGTTTCGCCGAACCGATGAGCGATGAAGAGATGCAGAATCTGATCGAGGAGCAGGCGGCCGTCCAGGACAAGCTCGATGCCGCCTCCGCCTGGGATCTGGACAGCCGCCTTGAGATGGCCATGGATGCACTCCGGTGCCCGCCGGCCGACACCCCGTGCGATATCCTCTCCGGCGGCGAAAAAAGACGGGTGGCCCTGTGCCGCATCCTGTTGCGTAAACCGGACATTCTCCTGCTGGATGAACCGACCAACCACCTGGACGCCGAGTCGGTAGCCTGGCTGGAACGTCACCTGCAAGACTATCCGGGCACCGTCATTGCCGTCACCCACGATCGTTACTTCCTCGATAACGTTGCCGGCTGGATCCTCGAGTTGGACCGGGGAGTCGGCATTCCCTGGAAAGGAAACTACTCGTCCTGGCTGGAACAGAAGGAAAAACGACTGGCCCTGGAGGAGAAACACGAGAGCGAGCGCCGCAAAACCTTACAGCGTGAATTGGAGTGGATCAGGATGTCGCCGAAGGGGCGGCGCAGCAAATCAAAGGCGCGCATCAACTCCTACGAGGAATTGCTCGCTTCCGGCAGCAGCGACCAGGTGAGGGATCTGGAACTCTACATCCCACCCGGACCGCGTCTAGGGAAAGTGGTCATCGAAACGGATGGCGTGCGCAAGAGCTACGGAGACCGGATTCTCATCGACAATATGAGTTTCAAGCTGCCCGCCGGCGGCATCGTCGGTGTCATCGGACCTAATGGTGCGGGCAAGACCACCCTGTTCCGCATGATTGTCGGTCAGGAACAGCCGGATGGCGGGACCATCACCAAGGGGGAGACGGTCAAGCTCTCCTATGTAGATCAGAGCCGGGATGCGCTCAACCCGGAACATACCATCTGGCAGGCCATCTCCGAAGGACAGGACACCATTTGGCTGGGGACCAAAGAGGTCAACTCCCGGGCGTACGTGGCCAGATTCAATTTTTCCGGAGCGGATCAGCAAAAAAAAGTGGGACTGCTCTCTGGTGGCCAGCGTAATCGGGTCCATCTGGCCAGGATGCTGAAAGAAGGCGGTAATGTGCTGCTGCTGGACGAACCCACCAACGATCTCGATGTCAACACGCTGCGAGCGCTCGAGGAAGCGTTGGAGCATTTTGCCGGTTGCGCGGTGGTCATTAGCCACGACCGTTGGTTTCTCGACCGCATCGCCACGCACATTTTGGCTTTCGAAGGAAACTCGGAGGTGGTCTGGTTCGAGGGGAACTACTCGGACTATGAAAAAGACCGGAAACGCCGTCTCGGAGCCGAAGCTGATCAACCGCACCGCATCAAGTACCGTCACCTGACCCGTTGA
- a CDS encoding Hpt domain-containing protein, which yields MMTNLNWNKEFALEQAADDADLLRELLELFKASCANDLGLIKSGLARHDPEQIRAAAHSIKGAASSLGIQGIRDLALAIETEARTNRLHAIHDHYPELEALTKELQSL from the coding sequence ATGATGACGAACCTGAACTGGAACAAGGAATTCGCTTTGGAACAAGCTGCCGACGATGCCGATCTGTTGCGGGAGCTTCTCGAGTTGTTCAAGGCATCGTGTGCCAACGACCTGGGCCTGATCAAGAGCGGTCTGGCGCGTCACGATCCGGAGCAGATCCGGGCGGCTGCCCACTCCATCAAGGGGGCGGCTTCCAGTCTTGGCATCCAGGGTATCCGCGACCTTGCCCTGGCCATAGAGACCGAGGCTCGCACCAACCGCCTGCATGCCATCCACGACCATTATCCCGAGTTGGAGGCGCTGACCAAGGAATTGCAGTCACTCTAG
- a CDS encoding L-threonylcarbamoyladenylate synthase, with protein sequence MKRPGPSKGSSVVSDNAEGIARAAARVRGGGIVAFPTETSYGLGVDPFNETALRRLFAIKKRPPIKPILLIIDHPSRLPAIVSAVPDCYLDLMERFWPGPLTLIFPARPGLSRWLTGGTATVGVRVSSAPVAAELCRRVDGPITATSANISGRNPAYSVEEVMAQFPDGLDLILDGGSGAAGPPSTVVGQQDGTLRLLRQGCIAFTLLQQRPE encoded by the coding sequence ATGAAAAGGCCCGGGCCCTCAAAGGGTAGCTCGGTTGTCTCAGACAACGCCGAGGGTATCGCCCGAGCTGCGGCACGGGTGCGAGGTGGGGGAATCGTAGCTTTTCCCACCGAGACCTCATATGGACTGGGAGTCGACCCGTTCAATGAAACCGCACTCCGGCGACTCTTTGCGATCAAGAAGAGACCGCCGATCAAGCCGATTTTGCTGATAATCGATCATCCATCTCGGTTGCCGGCCATTGTTTCTGCGGTGCCTGATTGTTATCTGGATCTGATGGAGCGATTCTGGCCGGGGCCGCTGACCCTGATCTTTCCGGCGCGGCCCGGCCTGTCTCGCTGGCTGACCGGTGGTACGGCGACTGTGGGGGTGCGTGTGTCGTCAGCGCCGGTGGCCGCTGAGCTGTGCCGCCGTGTCGATGGACCGATCACGGCAACCAGCGCCAACATCTCCGGCAGGAATCCGGCTTATTCGGTGGAGGAGGTGATGGCGCAATTCCCCGACGGCCTGGATCTGATACTGGACGGCGGCAGCGGCGCCGCAGGTCCGCCGTCCACGGTTGTCGGCCAGCAGGACGGCACACTTCGATTGCTCCGTCAGGGGTGCATAGCCTTTACCCTGCTGCAGCAACGCCCTGAGTGA